A single Saccopteryx bilineata isolate mSacBil1 chromosome 9, mSacBil1_pri_phased_curated, whole genome shotgun sequence DNA region contains:
- the FUT11 gene encoding alpha-(1,3)-fucosyltransferase 11 isoform X3 produces the protein MAAGRTRAVFAALGVLSVCAASSSGTVMEGETGGEAEWAEPWDGAVFRPPLALGAVGMARSAGTLWPEREETVDLPVLLWWSPGLFPHFPGDSERIECARGACVATRDRRVRGDSRTRALLFYGTDFRASEAPLPRLAHQSWALLHEESPLNNFLLSHGPGIRLFNLTATFSRHSDYPLPLQWLPGTAYLQLAAPPLQERGEWRRRGYAPLLYLQSHCDVPADRDRYVRELMRYIPVDSYGKCLQNRELPTPRLQDTATATTEDPELLAFLSRYKFHLALENAICDDYMTEKLWRPMHLGAVPVYRGSPSVRDWMPNNHSIILIDDFESPQKLAEFIDFLDKNDEEYMKYLAYKQPGGITNQFLLDSLKHREWGVNDPLLPNYLNGFECFVCDQELTRLEVERAHTASPGDIPVPEPHIAQPSHMACPVPTPSFGSVEEIPESDSLAPALSAFELPPHLGTRSSFPQFLMKMQQPCHHSHIHSH, from the exons ATGGCAGCCGGCCGCACCCGGGCCGTGTTTGCTGCGCTGGGAGTGCTCAGTGTCTGTGCGGCCAGCAGCTCTGGGACCGTGATGGAGGGGGAGACCGGCGGGGAGGCGGAGTGGGCGGAGCCGTGGGATGGCGCGGTTTTCCGGCCGCCTTTGGCACTGGGCGCAGTGGGAATGGCACGCAGTGCGGGGACCCTGTGGCCAGAGAGGGAGGAAACCGTGGACTTGCCGGTGCTGCTGTGGTGGAGCCCAGGGCTGTTTCCCCACTTCCCCGGCGACTCGGAGCGCATCGAGTGTGCACGCGGCGCGTGCGTGGCAACCCGGGACCGACGGGTGCGGGGGGATTCGCGCACGCGCGCGCTGCTCTTCTACGGCACCGACTTTCGCGCGTCTGAGGCGCCACTGCCCCGTCTGGCGCATCAGAGCTGGGCACTACTGCACGAGGAGTCGCCCCTCAACAACTTCCTGCTGAGCCACGGTCCGGGTATTCGCCTCTTCAATCTTACCGCCACCTTCAGCCGCCACTCGGACTACCCGCTGCCGCTGCAATGGCTGCCAGGGACAGCCTACCTACAGCTCGCCGCACCTCCGCTCCAGGAGCGTGGGGAGTGGCGTCGTCGCGGCTACGCGCCGCTGCTGTACCTGCAGTCCCACTGCGACGTACCTGCGGACCGGGACCGCTACGTGCGCGAGCTCATGCGCTACATCCCG GTGGACTCATACGGGAAATGCCTGCAAAATCGGGAGCTGCCCACTCCACGGTTACAGGACACAGCCACTGCCACCACCGAGGATCCAGAGCTCTTGGCCTTCTTGTCCCGCTATAAGTTCCATTTGGCTCTCGAAAATGCTATCTGTGACGACTATATGACAGAAAAACTGTGGCGCCCCATGCATCTCGGTGCTGTGCCTGTGTATCGCGGCTCTCCCTCTGTGAGGGACTGGATGCCCAACAATCATTCCATCATCCTCATTGATGACTTTGAGTCACCTCAGAAGCTGGCAGAGTTCATTGACTTTCTGGACAAAAATGATGAGGAATATATGAAATACTTGGCATACAAACAACCCGGGGGCATCACCAACCAGTTTCTTTTGGATAGTCTGAAGCACCGGGAATGGGGAGTGAATGATCCATTATTGCCTAACTACCTCAATGGCTTCGAGTGTTTCGTTTGTGATCAGGAACTGACTAGGCTGGAAGTAGAGAGAGCCCACACAGCCTCTCCTGGGGACATCCCTGTGCCTGAGCCTCACATTGCCCAGCCCTCACACATGGCCTGCCCAGTGCCAACACCTAGCTTTGGCAGTGTGGAAGAGATTCCTGAGAGTGACAG TCTGGCCCCTGCCTTGTCTGCCTTTGAACTCCCTCCACATTTGGGAACCAGGAGCAG ttTTCCACAATTTCTGATGAAGATGCAGCAGCCTTGTCACCACTCCCACATTCACTCACATTAA
- the FUT11 gene encoding alpha-(1,3)-fucosyltransferase 11 isoform X4, translating into MAAGRTRAVFAALGVLSVCAASSSGTVMEGETGGEAEWAEPWDGAVFRPPLALGAVGMARSAGTLWPEREETVDLPVLLWWSPGLFPHFPGDSERIECARGACVATRDRRVRGDSRTRALLFYGTDFRASEAPLPRLAHQSWALLHEESPLNNFLLSHGPGIRLFNLTATFSRHSDYPLPLQWLPGTAYLQLAAPPLQERGEWRRRGYAPLLYLQSHCDVPADRDRYVRELMRYIPVDSYGKCLQNRELPTPRLQDTATATTEDPELLAFLSRYKFHLALENAICDDYMTEKLWRPMHLGAVPVYRGSPSVRDWMPNNHSIILIDDFESPQKLAEFIDFLDKNDEEYMKYLAYKQPGGITNQFLLDSLKHREWGVNDPLLPNYLNGFECFVCDQELTRLEVERAHTASPGDIPVPEPHIAQPSHMACPVPTPSFGSVEEIPESDSFPQFLMKMQQPCHHSHIHSH; encoded by the exons ATGGCAGCCGGCCGCACCCGGGCCGTGTTTGCTGCGCTGGGAGTGCTCAGTGTCTGTGCGGCCAGCAGCTCTGGGACCGTGATGGAGGGGGAGACCGGCGGGGAGGCGGAGTGGGCGGAGCCGTGGGATGGCGCGGTTTTCCGGCCGCCTTTGGCACTGGGCGCAGTGGGAATGGCACGCAGTGCGGGGACCCTGTGGCCAGAGAGGGAGGAAACCGTGGACTTGCCGGTGCTGCTGTGGTGGAGCCCAGGGCTGTTTCCCCACTTCCCCGGCGACTCGGAGCGCATCGAGTGTGCACGCGGCGCGTGCGTGGCAACCCGGGACCGACGGGTGCGGGGGGATTCGCGCACGCGCGCGCTGCTCTTCTACGGCACCGACTTTCGCGCGTCTGAGGCGCCACTGCCCCGTCTGGCGCATCAGAGCTGGGCACTACTGCACGAGGAGTCGCCCCTCAACAACTTCCTGCTGAGCCACGGTCCGGGTATTCGCCTCTTCAATCTTACCGCCACCTTCAGCCGCCACTCGGACTACCCGCTGCCGCTGCAATGGCTGCCAGGGACAGCCTACCTACAGCTCGCCGCACCTCCGCTCCAGGAGCGTGGGGAGTGGCGTCGTCGCGGCTACGCGCCGCTGCTGTACCTGCAGTCCCACTGCGACGTACCTGCGGACCGGGACCGCTACGTGCGCGAGCTCATGCGCTACATCCCG GTGGACTCATACGGGAAATGCCTGCAAAATCGGGAGCTGCCCACTCCACGGTTACAGGACACAGCCACTGCCACCACCGAGGATCCAGAGCTCTTGGCCTTCTTGTCCCGCTATAAGTTCCATTTGGCTCTCGAAAATGCTATCTGTGACGACTATATGACAGAAAAACTGTGGCGCCCCATGCATCTCGGTGCTGTGCCTGTGTATCGCGGCTCTCCCTCTGTGAGGGACTGGATGCCCAACAATCATTCCATCATCCTCATTGATGACTTTGAGTCACCTCAGAAGCTGGCAGAGTTCATTGACTTTCTGGACAAAAATGATGAGGAATATATGAAATACTTGGCATACAAACAACCCGGGGGCATCACCAACCAGTTTCTTTTGGATAGTCTGAAGCACCGGGAATGGGGAGTGAATGATCCATTATTGCCTAACTACCTCAATGGCTTCGAGTGTTTCGTTTGTGATCAGGAACTGACTAGGCTGGAAGTAGAGAGAGCCCACACAGCCTCTCCTGGGGACATCCCTGTGCCTGAGCCTCACATTGCCCAGCCCTCACACATGGCCTGCCCAGTGCCAACACCTAGCTTTGGCAGTGTGGAAGAGATTCCTGAGAGTGACAG ttTTCCACAATTTCTGATGAAGATGCAGCAGCCTTGTCACCACTCCCACATTCACTCACATTAA
- the FUT11 gene encoding alpha-(1,3)-fucosyltransferase 11 isoform X1, translating into MAAGRTRAVFAALGVLSVCAASSSGTVMEGETGGEAEWAEPWDGAVFRPPLALGAVGMARSAGTLWPEREETVDLPVLLWWSPGLFPHFPGDSERIECARGACVATRDRRVRGDSRTRALLFYGTDFRASEAPLPRLAHQSWALLHEESPLNNFLLSHGPGIRLFNLTATFSRHSDYPLPLQWLPGTAYLQLAAPPLQERGEWRRRGYAPLLYLQSHCDVPADRDRYVRELMRYIPVDSYGKCLQNRELPTPRLQDTATATTEDPELLAFLSRYKFHLALENAICDDYMTEKLWRPMHLGAVPVYRGSPSVRDWMPNNHSIILIDDFESPQKLAEFIDFLDKNDEEYMKYLAYKQPGGITNQFLLDSLKHREWGVNDPLLPNYLNGFECFVCDQELTRLEVERAHTASPGDIPVPEPHIAQPSHMACPVPTPSFGSVEEIPESDSLAPALSAFELPPHLGTRSSWKEMWLQDYWQGLDQGEALTAMIHNNETQQRKFWDYLHEIFLKRNQNL; encoded by the exons ATGGCAGCCGGCCGCACCCGGGCCGTGTTTGCTGCGCTGGGAGTGCTCAGTGTCTGTGCGGCCAGCAGCTCTGGGACCGTGATGGAGGGGGAGACCGGCGGGGAGGCGGAGTGGGCGGAGCCGTGGGATGGCGCGGTTTTCCGGCCGCCTTTGGCACTGGGCGCAGTGGGAATGGCACGCAGTGCGGGGACCCTGTGGCCAGAGAGGGAGGAAACCGTGGACTTGCCGGTGCTGCTGTGGTGGAGCCCAGGGCTGTTTCCCCACTTCCCCGGCGACTCGGAGCGCATCGAGTGTGCACGCGGCGCGTGCGTGGCAACCCGGGACCGACGGGTGCGGGGGGATTCGCGCACGCGCGCGCTGCTCTTCTACGGCACCGACTTTCGCGCGTCTGAGGCGCCACTGCCCCGTCTGGCGCATCAGAGCTGGGCACTACTGCACGAGGAGTCGCCCCTCAACAACTTCCTGCTGAGCCACGGTCCGGGTATTCGCCTCTTCAATCTTACCGCCACCTTCAGCCGCCACTCGGACTACCCGCTGCCGCTGCAATGGCTGCCAGGGACAGCCTACCTACAGCTCGCCGCACCTCCGCTCCAGGAGCGTGGGGAGTGGCGTCGTCGCGGCTACGCGCCGCTGCTGTACCTGCAGTCCCACTGCGACGTACCTGCGGACCGGGACCGCTACGTGCGCGAGCTCATGCGCTACATCCCG GTGGACTCATACGGGAAATGCCTGCAAAATCGGGAGCTGCCCACTCCACGGTTACAGGACACAGCCACTGCCACCACCGAGGATCCAGAGCTCTTGGCCTTCTTGTCCCGCTATAAGTTCCATTTGGCTCTCGAAAATGCTATCTGTGACGACTATATGACAGAAAAACTGTGGCGCCCCATGCATCTCGGTGCTGTGCCTGTGTATCGCGGCTCTCCCTCTGTGAGGGACTGGATGCCCAACAATCATTCCATCATCCTCATTGATGACTTTGAGTCACCTCAGAAGCTGGCAGAGTTCATTGACTTTCTGGACAAAAATGATGAGGAATATATGAAATACTTGGCATACAAACAACCCGGGGGCATCACCAACCAGTTTCTTTTGGATAGTCTGAAGCACCGGGAATGGGGAGTGAATGATCCATTATTGCCTAACTACCTCAATGGCTTCGAGTGTTTCGTTTGTGATCAGGAACTGACTAGGCTGGAAGTAGAGAGAGCCCACACAGCCTCTCCTGGGGACATCCCTGTGCCTGAGCCTCACATTGCCCAGCCCTCACACATGGCCTGCCCAGTGCCAACACCTAGCTTTGGCAGTGTGGAAGAGATTCCTGAGAGTGACAG TCTGGCCCCTGCCTTGTCTGCCTTTGAACTCCCTCCACATTTGGGAACCAGGAGCAG CTGGAAGGAGATGTGGCTGCAAGATTATTGGCAAGGTCTGGACCAGGGGGAAGCTCTTACTGCCATGATCCACAACAATGAAACACAACAGAGGAAATTTTGGGATTACTTACATGAGATCTTCCTGAAAAGGAACCAAAATCTCTAA
- the FUT11 gene encoding alpha-(1,3)-fucosyltransferase 11 isoform X2, whose protein sequence is MAAGRTRAVFAALGVLSVCAASSSGTVMEGETGGEAEWAEPWDGAVFRPPLALGAVGMARSAGTLWPEREETVDLPVLLWWSPGLFPHFPGDSERIECARGACVATRDRRVRGDSRTRALLFYGTDFRASEAPLPRLAHQSWALLHEESPLNNFLLSHGPGIRLFNLTATFSRHSDYPLPLQWLPGTAYLQLAAPPLQERGEWRRRGYAPLLYLQSHCDVPADRDRYVRELMRYIPVDSYGKCLQNRELPTPRLQDTATATTEDPELLAFLSRYKFHLALENAICDDYMTEKLWRPMHLGAVPVYRGSPSVRDWMPNNHSIILIDDFESPQKLAEFIDFLDKNDEEYMKYLAYKQPGGITNQFLLDSLKHREWGVNDPLLPNYLNGFECFVCDQELTRLEVERAHTASPGDIPVPEPHIAQPSHMACPVPTPSFGSVEEIPESDSWKEMWLQDYWQGLDQGEALTAMIHNNETQQRKFWDYLHEIFLKRNQNL, encoded by the exons ATGGCAGCCGGCCGCACCCGGGCCGTGTTTGCTGCGCTGGGAGTGCTCAGTGTCTGTGCGGCCAGCAGCTCTGGGACCGTGATGGAGGGGGAGACCGGCGGGGAGGCGGAGTGGGCGGAGCCGTGGGATGGCGCGGTTTTCCGGCCGCCTTTGGCACTGGGCGCAGTGGGAATGGCACGCAGTGCGGGGACCCTGTGGCCAGAGAGGGAGGAAACCGTGGACTTGCCGGTGCTGCTGTGGTGGAGCCCAGGGCTGTTTCCCCACTTCCCCGGCGACTCGGAGCGCATCGAGTGTGCACGCGGCGCGTGCGTGGCAACCCGGGACCGACGGGTGCGGGGGGATTCGCGCACGCGCGCGCTGCTCTTCTACGGCACCGACTTTCGCGCGTCTGAGGCGCCACTGCCCCGTCTGGCGCATCAGAGCTGGGCACTACTGCACGAGGAGTCGCCCCTCAACAACTTCCTGCTGAGCCACGGTCCGGGTATTCGCCTCTTCAATCTTACCGCCACCTTCAGCCGCCACTCGGACTACCCGCTGCCGCTGCAATGGCTGCCAGGGACAGCCTACCTACAGCTCGCCGCACCTCCGCTCCAGGAGCGTGGGGAGTGGCGTCGTCGCGGCTACGCGCCGCTGCTGTACCTGCAGTCCCACTGCGACGTACCTGCGGACCGGGACCGCTACGTGCGCGAGCTCATGCGCTACATCCCG GTGGACTCATACGGGAAATGCCTGCAAAATCGGGAGCTGCCCACTCCACGGTTACAGGACACAGCCACTGCCACCACCGAGGATCCAGAGCTCTTGGCCTTCTTGTCCCGCTATAAGTTCCATTTGGCTCTCGAAAATGCTATCTGTGACGACTATATGACAGAAAAACTGTGGCGCCCCATGCATCTCGGTGCTGTGCCTGTGTATCGCGGCTCTCCCTCTGTGAGGGACTGGATGCCCAACAATCATTCCATCATCCTCATTGATGACTTTGAGTCACCTCAGAAGCTGGCAGAGTTCATTGACTTTCTGGACAAAAATGATGAGGAATATATGAAATACTTGGCATACAAACAACCCGGGGGCATCACCAACCAGTTTCTTTTGGATAGTCTGAAGCACCGGGAATGGGGAGTGAATGATCCATTATTGCCTAACTACCTCAATGGCTTCGAGTGTTTCGTTTGTGATCAGGAACTGACTAGGCTGGAAGTAGAGAGAGCCCACACAGCCTCTCCTGGGGACATCCCTGTGCCTGAGCCTCACATTGCCCAGCCCTCACACATGGCCTGCCCAGTGCCAACACCTAGCTTTGGCAGTGTGGAAGAGATTCCTGAGAGTGACAG CTGGAAGGAGATGTGGCTGCAAGATTATTGGCAAGGTCTGGACCAGGGGGAAGCTCTTACTGCCATGATCCACAACAATGAAACACAACAGAGGAAATTTTGGGATTACTTACATGAGATCTTCCTGAAAAGGAACCAAAATCTCTAA